A stretch of Caenibius tardaugens NBRC 16725 DNA encodes these proteins:
- a CDS encoding LD-carboxypeptidase: MTRIAVCAPSTPLTRDDADRVLDLAAAARPDVHLAFHEQCFAVDGHFAGPDIMRREAFVECANDPAFDAVWFARGGYGANRIAAGVVERLDDAARHKTYLGYSDGGYLLGALYRAGIGHPAHGPMVGDIRRDGGEAAVLRALAFLAGDRDGLEPSLDGRPTVAFNLMTLAMLCGTDLMPDLSGHVVCVEEVSEYLYAVDRLFFHATAHLGDIAGLRLGRVSDIPENDRPFGADADYIARDWCARRNIPFLGLADIGHDPANKIVPFGVARDAAPQ, encoded by the coding sequence ATGACCCGGATAGCTGTCTGCGCACCTTCAACGCCGCTTACGCGGGACGACGCTGATCGCGTGCTGGATCTGGCCGCCGCTGCGCGGCCTGACGTGCATCTCGCCTTTCATGAACAGTGTTTTGCGGTGGACGGGCATTTTGCCGGACCGGACATCATGCGCCGGGAAGCGTTTGTGGAATGCGCGAACGATCCGGCTTTCGATGCGGTATGGTTCGCGCGCGGCGGTTATGGGGCGAACCGCATTGCGGCAGGGGTTGTGGAACGGCTGGACGACGCGGCACGACACAAGACCTATCTCGGGTATTCCGATGGCGGGTACTTGCTTGGCGCCCTGTACCGTGCGGGGATAGGGCACCCGGCGCACGGGCCGATGGTGGGCGATATCCGGCGCGACGGGGGCGAAGCCGCCGTGTTGCGGGCGCTGGCGTTCCTTGCGGGTGACCGGGATGGGCTGGAGCCATCGCTGGATGGCCGCCCGACCGTGGCGTTCAATCTGATGACGCTGGCCATGCTCTGCGGGACCGATCTGATGCCCGACCTTTCCGGCCATGTGGTATGCGTAGAGGAGGTTTCGGAATACCTCTATGCTGTGGACCGGCTGTTTTTCCACGCGACGGCGCATCTGGGCGATATCGCCGGGCTGCGGCTGGGCCGGGTCAGCGACATTCCGGAGAATGACCGCCCGTTCGGGGCGGACGCGGACTATATCGCGCGCGATTGGTGCGCGCGGCGCAATATCCCGTTTCTGGGTCTGGCGGATATCGGGCATGATCCTGCCAACAAGATTGTGCCTTTCGGGGTTGCGAGGGACGCTGCGCCGCAATAA
- a CDS encoding glutamate ligase domain-containing protein yields MNDNLADLTSHPWFFCGIGGSGMLPLAMILHGQGAQIAGSDRSRDQGRTPEKFAWLEQQGIALFPQDGSGITSATQTLIASAAVEDTVPEMVRARELGSPRMSRADLLSTLFNRAACSIAIGGTSGKSTVTGMLGWILYSVGRDPTIMNGAVMKNFVSADTPFASARVGKGAVFVSEVDESDGSIALYRPTVAVLLNVSLDHKSMEELRELFGNFLAAAGTSAINWDDPESRALAGHAQNAVTYGIDHPDATIGVEAGSIADTPTGISARLIDRRDGSRHALTLQVPGRHNLSNALAAIAGAHAAGIPVADAVAAIAGFSGLARRFDIVGTSASGITVIDDFGHNPEKCRATLRTLKSHPGRVIAFFQPHGYGPLRQMGHELAQTFAEELGSDDITILCDPVYFGGTVDRSEGSERITRLIAEFGGKAEYVPDREACGAMITAIAKPGDRIVIMGARDDTLSTFAREILAHLA; encoded by the coding sequence ATGAACGACAATCTGGCCGATCTCACTTCGCATCCCTGGTTCTTTTGCGGCATCGGCGGTTCCGGCATGTTGCCGCTGGCGATGATCCTGCACGGACAGGGCGCGCAGATCGCCGGATCGGACCGCAGCCGCGATCAGGGCCGCACCCCCGAAAAGTTCGCCTGGCTGGAACAGCAGGGCATCGCGCTGTTCCCCCAGGACGGGAGCGGGATCACCAGCGCCACGCAGACTCTGATCGCATCGGCGGCGGTCGAGGATACCGTGCCCGAAATGGTGCGTGCCCGCGAACTGGGCAGCCCGCGCATGAGCCGGGCCGATCTGCTCTCCACCCTGTTCAACCGCGCGGCCTGTTCTATCGCGATTGGCGGAACCAGCGGCAAGTCCACGGTGACAGGGATGCTCGGCTGGATTCTCTACAGTGTCGGCCGCGATCCCACGATCATGAACGGCGCGGTGATGAAGAACTTCGTGTCTGCCGACACCCCCTTCGCCAGCGCCCGCGTCGGCAAAGGGGCGGTTTTCGTGTCCGAAGTCGATGAAAGCGATGGGTCTATCGCGCTCTACCGGCCCACTGTGGCCGTGCTGCTCAACGTCAGTCTCGATCACAAGAGCATGGAAGAACTGCGTGAACTGTTCGGCAATTTTCTTGCCGCCGCTGGCACATCGGCGATCAACTGGGACGATCCCGAAAGCCGCGCGCTGGCCGGGCATGCGCAGAATGCCGTGACTTATGGCATCGACCATCCCGACGCGACCATCGGGGTGGAAGCGGGCAGCATCGCGGACACCCCCACCGGCATTTCCGCCCGCCTGATCGACCGGCGTGACGGCAGCAGGCACGCACTGACCCTGCAGGTGCCGGGCCGCCACAACCTGTCGAACGCGCTGGCCGCGATTGCGGGCGCCCATGCCGCCGGCATTCCGGTTGCCGATGCCGTGGCAGCCATCGCCGGATTTTCCGGCCTTGCCCGGCGGTTCGATATCGTGGGCACCAGTGCATCCGGGATCACCGTGATCGACGATTTCGGTCACAACCCCGAAAAGTGCCGCGCCACGCTGCGTACACTGAAAAGCCATCCCGGCCGGGTGATCGCGTTCTTCCAGCCGCACGGCTATGGGCCGCTGCGCCAGATGGGGCACGAACTGGCGCAAACGTTCGCGGAAGAACTGGGGTCGGACGATATTACGATCCTGTGCGATCCGGTCTATTTCGGCGGCACGGTGGATCGCAGCGAAGGCAGCGAACGGATCACGCGCCTGATCGCGGAATTCGGCGGAAAGGCGGAATATGTCCCCGACCGCGAAGCCTGCGGCGCGATGATCACCGCGATTGCCAAGCCGGGGGATCGTATTGTCATCATGGGGGCCCGCGATGACACCCTGTCGACCTTCGCCCGCGAGATACTGGCGCATTTGGCCTGA
- a CDS encoding alginate export family protein, giving the protein MTRVLTGLAAGFCLLAGAPAWAQDKASDKKAPEKKVGVLQQAIGDPDDLTITGTLRMRYETLANQFRPGLDENSDILVIRAILAAQYKAGPVRLVGELFDARAYSTDRNGSAGTGEVNAMELVQAYVGFDLDDALGKGSATSLDIGRFTMDLGSRRLVSRNNFRNTVNAFAGARVHYRGANKGTVTAFYTLPLMREPTDKEAILHNDVEWDRESFDLTFWGGFTSQPLGARTTLEAYFYGLEERDSPGRLTRNRHLYTPGVRLFSQPVAGRWDYELEGAYQFGKVRDGVTETAEKRGVSAYTLHAELGYQFASDWSPRIALEYDRASGDRRGGRYGRFDNLYGSRRSDFGPTSTFGALGRTNISSLGARLEVAPDKRWDGFLHYSANWLDSASDSFATTGVRDPAGQSGHFAGHQIEARARYWLVPDMLRVDMGGAVLINGRFLDDAPNANGFGDPAFGYVELTANF; this is encoded by the coding sequence ATGACACGCGTTCTTACAGGTCTTGCAGCCGGGTTCTGCCTGCTGGCAGGTGCGCCGGCATGGGCGCAGGACAAGGCGTCAGACAAGAAGGCGCCAGAAAAGAAAGTCGGCGTTCTGCAACAGGCCATTGGCGATCCCGATGACCTGACCATAACCGGAACGCTGCGCATGCGCTACGAAACGCTGGCCAACCAGTTCCGGCCCGGACTGGATGAGAACAGCGACATTCTGGTGATCCGCGCGATTCTGGCCGCCCAGTACAAGGCCGGGCCAGTGCGCCTGGTGGGCGAACTGTTCGATGCCCGCGCCTATTCCACCGACCGCAACGGTTCTGCCGGAACGGGTGAGGTCAATGCCATGGAACTGGTGCAGGCCTATGTCGGGTTCGATCTCGACGATGCGCTGGGCAAAGGCAGCGCCACATCGCTGGACATCGGGCGCTTCACGATGGATCTGGGTTCGCGCCGGCTGGTATCGCGCAACAATTTCCGTAACACGGTCAACGCCTTTGCCGGTGCGCGCGTGCACTATCGCGGTGCGAACAAGGGTACGGTCACCGCGTTCTATACCCTGCCGTTGATGCGCGAGCCGACGGACAAGGAGGCGATCCTGCACAATGATGTGGAATGGGATCGCGAAAGTTTCGATCTCACGTTCTGGGGCGGCTTCACCAGCCAGCCACTGGGGGCAAGGACGACGCTGGAAGCCTATTTCTATGGGCTGGAAGAACGCGATTCCCCCGGGCGGCTCACACGCAATCGCCACCTCTATACGCCGGGTGTGCGCCTGTTCTCGCAGCCAGTGGCCGGGCGGTGGGACTATGAACTGGAAGGTGCCTACCAGTTCGGCAAGGTGCGGGATGGGGTCACGGAAACGGCGGAAAAGCGGGGCGTATCGGCCTATACGCTGCACGCGGAACTGGGATACCAGTTCGCATCCGACTGGTCGCCGCGCATCGCGCTGGAATACGATCGCGCCTCGGGTGATCGGCGGGGCGGGCGTTATGGCCGGTTCGACAATCTCTATGGTTCGCGCCGCTCCGATTTCGGGCCGACCAGCACGTTCGGGGCGCTGGGGCGGACCAATATCAGTTCACTGGGCGCGCGGCTGGAAGTTGCGCCTGACAAACGCTGGGACGGGTTCCTGCATTACAGCGCCAATTGGCTGGACAGCGCGAGCGACAGTTTCGCCACAACCGGCGTTCGCGATCCGGCCGGGCAATCGGGGCATTTTGCCGGGCATCAGATAGAGGCGCGGGCGCGTTACTGGCTGGTGCCCGATATGTTGCGCGTGGATATGGGCGGGGCGGTGCTGATCAATGGCCGGTTCCTGGACGATGCCCCCAATGCCAATGGCTTCGGCGATCCCGCCTTCGGTTATGTGGAACTGACCGCCAACTTCTGA
- the modB gene encoding molybdate ABC transporter permease subunit: MALLSAAEWDVVVLSLKVSMVAMLASLPIAYALAWLLARKRFPGRMLLDAAVHLPLVLPPVVTGWLLLILFGRNGPVGSWLEDWFGVTLMFRWTGAALAAAVMALPLMVRAIRLSIEAVDRRLEQAARTLGAGPIRAFATITLPLTLPGILAGAVLGFARSIGEFGATITFVSNIPGQTRTLPLAIYSGLQIPGMDMEVARLAVISVILSLAALMLSEWLVRRSGGGRAHVL, translated from the coding sequence ATGGCCCTGCTCAGCGCCGCCGAATGGGACGTGGTCGTGCTGTCTCTCAAAGTCAGCATGGTGGCGATGCTTGCCTCCCTGCCGATTGCCTATGCGCTGGCCTGGCTGCTGGCCCGCAAGCGCTTTCCCGGTCGGATGCTGCTGGATGCGGCGGTGCATCTTCCACTGGTCCTGCCACCGGTGGTGACAGGGTGGCTGCTGCTGATCCTGTTCGGGCGCAATGGCCCTGTCGGAAGCTGGCTGGAAGACTGGTTCGGGGTGACGCTGATGTTCCGGTGGACCGGGGCGGCACTGGCGGCAGCCGTCATGGCCTTGCCGCTGATGGTGCGCGCTATCCGCCTGTCGATCGAGGCGGTGGACCGCCGGTTGGAGCAGGCGGCGCGGACATTGGGGGCGGGCCCCATACGGGCCTTCGCCACAATCACGCTGCCGCTGACCTTGCCGGGCATTCTGGCAGGCGCGGTGCTCGGCTTCGCCCGGTCGATAGGGGAATTCGGGGCAACGATCACTTTCGTGTCCAATATCCCCGGGCAGACCCGCACGCTGCCGCTGGCGATCTACAGCGGGTTGCAGATTCCGGGCATGGACATGGAGGTGGCGCGACTGGCCGTGATTTCGGTGATTCTGTCGCTGGCGGCGCTGATGTTGTCGGAATGGCTGGTACGGCGTTCGGGCGGGGGGCGTGCGCATGTCCTTTGA
- the modA gene encoding molybdate ABC transporter substrate-binding protein, translating into MIRARSSVLVAFLAACLATVLAGCSPAAETGASKETPPVVLAAASLQESLEAAALQWAAKGHPKPVLSFAASSALARQVENGAPADIFFSADEQWMDELNGKGLLRPGTRATVLGNSIVLIAPKTSLVNARLDDPRGFGAALGDGRLSMADPAAVPAGKYGMAALKTLGIWPVVEKRVARAENVRAALALVERGEAPLGIVYATDAAASAKVRVVAVFPQDSHPPILYPVAVLKNATSADAQAFRDFLASPESQGIFRKYGFTAP; encoded by the coding sequence ATGATCAGAGCGCGTTCTTCTGTCTTGGTGGCTTTTCTCGCAGCCTGCCTTGCCACGGTTTTGGCCGGATGTTCGCCCGCTGCGGAGACGGGGGCGAGCAAGGAAACCCCGCCTGTTGTTCTGGCAGCGGCGAGTTTGCAGGAATCGCTGGAGGCAGCGGCCCTGCAGTGGGCGGCGAAAGGGCATCCCAAACCGGTCCTGTCATTCGCGGCATCGTCGGCATTGGCGCGGCAGGTGGAAAATGGCGCACCCGCCGACATCTTTTTCTCCGCGGACGAGCAATGGATGGACGAACTGAACGGCAAGGGCCTGTTGCGCCCCGGGACGCGGGCGACTGTGCTGGGCAACAGCATCGTGCTGATTGCGCCGAAGACCAGTCTGGTCAACGCGCGTCTCGATGATCCTCGAGGCTTCGGCGCAGCACTGGGTGACGGGCGCCTCTCCATGGCCGATCCGGCCGCCGTGCCCGCCGGGAAATACGGGATGGCCGCCTTGAAAACGCTGGGCATCTGGCCTGTGGTGGAAAAGCGCGTGGCCCGGGCGGAAAATGTGCGCGCTGCGCTGGCGCTGGTTGAACGGGGGGAAGCTCCGTTGGGCATTGTCTATGCGACCGATGCCGCCGCTTCGGCCAAAGTGCGGGTTGTGGCCGTGTTCCCGCAGGACAGCCATCCGCCGATTCTCTATCCCGTGGCTGTCCTGAAGAATGCGACCAGTGCCGATGCGCAGGCGTTCCGGGATTTCCTCGCTTCCCCGGAAAGTCAGGGCATTTTCCGGAAGTACGGCTTTACCGCGCCGTAA
- the rpsF gene encoding 30S ribosomal protein S6, protein MPLYEHVLLARQDLSQAQVDALAAAATEIVEQGEGKVTKTETWGLKNLAYKIDRNRKAHFVLLNIEASGAVIEELERQNRINEDIIRYMTVRVDEHENGPSVMMRKNDRERRRSRDRDGEN, encoded by the coding sequence ATGCCGCTTTATGAGCATGTTCTTCTTGCGCGCCAGGATCTGAGCCAGGCTCAGGTCGATGCATTGGCAGCCGCAGCCACCGAGATTGTCGAACAGGGCGAAGGCAAGGTCACCAAGACCGAAACCTGGGGCCTCAAGAACCTCGCCTACAAGATCGACCGTAACCGCAAGGCGCACTTCGTCCTGCTGAACATCGAAGCTTCGGGCGCCGTGATCGAGGAACTGGAACGCCAGAACCGCATCAACGAAGACATCATCCGTTACATGACCGTCCGCGTTGACGAACATGAAAACGGCCCGTCCGTCATGATGCGCAAGAACGATCGCGAACGTCGCCGCAGCCGCGACCGGGATGGAGAAAACTGA
- the rpsR gene encoding 30S ribosomal protein S18, with translation MARPFFRRRKSCPFSAKNAPKIDYKDVRLLQGFMSERGKIVPSRITAVSAKKQRELSKAIKRARTIGLLPYIVK, from the coding sequence ATGGCCCGCCCCTTCTTCCGCCGCCGCAAGAGCTGCCCGTTCTCCGCGAAGAACGCGCCGAAGATCGATTACAAGGACGTTCGTCTGCTGCAGGGCTTCATGTCCGAACGTGGCAAGATCGTTCCGAGCCGCATCACCGCCGTTTCTGCCAAGAAGCAGCGTGAACTTTCGAAGGCTATCAAGCGTGCGCGCACGATCGGCCTGCTTCCCTACATCGTGAAGTAA
- the rplI gene encoding 50S ribosomal protein L9 produces the protein MDIILLERIEKLGTIGDVVTVKDGYARNFLLPLKKALRANEANKKVFEANRDRLEKENAERRVDAEKSGEKVAGAEVVLIRASSNSGQLYGSVSVRDIVDALVAQGHDVNKSQVILERPIKTIGMFDVRVALHPEVSVIVKANVARSDDEAALQSQGVDVMAQMFEDDRAESEGFTEAVDPNAEPGEIPEDLLTSEDGEA, from the coding sequence ATGGATATCATCCTGCTCGAACGCATCGAGAAGCTGGGCACGATCGGTGACGTTGTCACCGTAAAGGACGGTTACGCCCGTAACTTCCTTCTGCCCCTCAAGAAGGCGCTCCGCGCCAACGAAGCCAACAAGAAGGTCTTCGAAGCGAACCGCGACCGCCTGGAAAAGGAAAACGCGGAACGTCGCGTCGATGCCGAGAAGAGCGGCGAAAAGGTGGCCGGCGCCGAAGTGGTGCTGATCCGCGCCTCGTCGAACTCGGGCCAGCTTTACGGTTCGGTCAGCGTGCGCGACATCGTCGATGCGCTGGTCGCCCAGGGCCACGACGTGAACAAGTCGCAGGTCATTCTGGAACGCCCGATCAAGACCATCGGCATGTTCGACGTGCGCGTTGCGCTTCACCCGGAAGTTTCCGTGATCGTGAAGGCAAACGTTGCCCGTTCGGATGACGAAGCGGCACTGCAGAGCCAGGGCGTCGACGTCATGGCCCAGATGTTCGAAGACGATCGCGCCGAATCGGAAGGCTTCACCGAAGCCGTCGATCCGAACGCGGAACCCGGCGAAATTCCGGAAGATCTTCTGACTTCGGAAGACGGCGAAGCCTGA
- a CDS encoding alpha/beta fold hydrolase yields MSELTQDYAVARDGTQLALHRIGAGRPLVLLHGLFSNADTNWIRFGHARVLADAGFDVIMPDLRAHGQSGAPHGAAAYPRDVLVRDVEDVIAHCALADFDLAGFSLGARTAAAAVIAGVAPRRLVLAGMGLQGLSGWHRRAAFFIDAIDRFDSVKRGDDAWFAVQFMKSTKVDRVAARLLLQSVGDVAQGDLARITVPTLVVAGDKDRDNGDPEALAEVLPDARFVEISGTHMSSVTDPALGRTIAEFLTA; encoded by the coding sequence ATGAGCGAATTGACCCAGGACTATGCCGTGGCGCGTGACGGTACGCAGCTTGCCCTGCATCGCATCGGGGCGGGGCGGCCGCTGGTGTTGCTGCACGGGCTGTTTTCCAATGCCGATACCAACTGGATACGGTTCGGCCATGCGCGGGTTCTGGCCGATGCCGGGTTCGACGTGATCATGCCCGATTTGCGCGCGCATGGACAAAGCGGGGCGCCGCACGGCGCGGCAGCCTATCCGCGCGATGTGCTGGTGCGCGATGTGGAAGATGTGATTGCCCACTGTGCGCTGGCCGATTTCGATCTGGCCGGGTTCTCTCTGGGCGCGCGGACTGCAGCTGCGGCGGTGATCGCCGGGGTCGCCCCGCGGCGGCTGGTTCTGGCGGGTATGGGGCTGCAGGGCCTGTCCGGCTGGCATCGGCGCGCGGCGTTCTTCATCGATGCGATCGACCGGTTCGATTCGGTCAAACGCGGGGATGATGCCTGGTTCGCCGTACAATTCATGAAATCGACCAAGGTCGACCGCGTGGCTGCGCGCCTGTTGCTGCAATCGGTGGGTGATGTGGCACAGGGCGATCTGGCGCGGATCACCGTGCCGACGCTGGTGGTGGCGGGCGACAAGGACCGCGATAACGGTGATCCCGAGGCTCTGGCAGAGGTCTTGCCCGATGCTCGGTTCGTGGAAATTTCGGGCACGCATATGAGTTCTGTGACCGATCCCGCGCTGGGGCGAACGATAGCGGAATTCCTGACTGCCTGA
- a CDS encoding MarR family winged helix-turn-helix transcriptional regulator, producing MRSVGYLLSDCARHIRRRFDERMREVGVTGAQARLLMILAADEGRQQTHYASVLEVEPITLCRMVDRMVEADLIERSPDPNDRRARLLSRSDKARALEPVLQEKIDQLVDDIQSPFTSDELQILHRLLSRMGEQLVSPSEKITENKEVTAHG from the coding sequence ATGAGATCAGTAGGCTACCTTCTTTCGGATTGCGCGCGCCATATCCGCCGCAGATTTGACGAACGGATGCGCGAAGTGGGCGTGACCGGCGCACAGGCACGCCTGTTGATGATTCTCGCTGCGGACGAAGGCCGGCAACAGACCCATTATGCGAGCGTTCTCGAAGTCGAACCGATCACCCTGTGCCGGATGGTGGACCGCATGGTCGAAGCGGACCTGATCGAACGCAGCCCCGATCCCAACGATCGCCGCGCCCGGCTCCTGTCGCGTTCGGACAAGGCCCGCGCGCTCGAGCCTGTGTTGCAGGAAAAGATCGACCAACTCGTGGACGACATTCAATCCCCCTTTACCTCTGACGAATTGCAGATCTTGCATCGGCTGCTTTCCCGCATGGGCGAACAACTGGTCAGTCCGTCAGAAAAAATAACGGAAAACAAGGAAGTTACCGCGCATGGCTGA
- a CDS encoding HlyD family secretion protein, translated as MAEADLNMRTEHEASEQPIPETRTGGARRLRLLAMISVPLLIVAGGVTYWTMQQGKVSTDNAYLHQDKVSVSAEVAGPITDVFVKENQHVEAGQLLFRIDPQPFQLKIQQADAALASAQANVTALSHDTALSGADIAAAREDISFAEATFARQSALWDRGFTTKADYDAARHKVEQARASLRTAQAGQTEAQAKLASGAAVPGVNPQIAVAKAQRATAELDLRRTEVRAPASGVIAEADRLQKGQLAVTGLPLVTLVKSDASYVEANFKETDLKDMRVGQRAEIRLDAYPDAPLRGHVASIGAGTGSEFSVLPAQNATGNWVKVTQRVPVRVAIDSKSPRKLIAGLSAHITVFTNNKGH; from the coding sequence ATGGCTGAGGCCGATCTGAATATGCGGACCGAACACGAAGCATCCGAACAACCGATCCCCGAAACCAGAACCGGGGGGGCACGGCGTTTGCGCCTGCTGGCCATGATCAGCGTCCCGCTGCTGATCGTCGCGGGCGGTGTCACTTACTGGACCATGCAACAGGGCAAGGTCTCGACCGACAACGCCTATCTCCATCAGGACAAGGTATCCGTCAGCGCGGAAGTGGCCGGGCCGATCACGGATGTATTCGTGAAGGAAAACCAGCATGTCGAAGCCGGGCAGTTACTGTTCCGTATCGATCCGCAACCGTTTCAGCTGAAAATTCAGCAGGCCGATGCCGCGCTCGCCAGCGCGCAGGCCAATGTCACCGCCCTGTCGCATGATACCGCACTATCCGGGGCCGATATCGCTGCCGCGCGCGAAGACATTTCCTTCGCTGAAGCCACGTTCGCCCGACAGAGCGCGCTGTGGGATCGCGGTTTCACCACCAAGGCCGATTACGATGCCGCCCGTCACAAGGTGGAACAGGCCCGCGCCTCGCTGCGCACGGCACAGGCCGGGCAGACCGAAGCCCAGGCGAAACTCGCTTCCGGCGCCGCCGTGCCGGGCGTCAATCCGCAAATCGCCGTGGCCAAGGCGCAACGCGCCACGGCCGAACTCGATCTCAGGCGCACCGAAGTGCGTGCCCCGGCGTCGGGCGTTATCGCCGAAGCCGATCGCCTTCAGAAAGGGCAGTTGGCGGTAACCGGGCTTCCGCTCGTCACTCTGGTCAAGAGCGATGCCAGCTATGTCGAAGCCAATTTCAAGGAAACCGATCTCAAGGACATGCGCGTGGGCCAGCGTGCGGAGATTCGCCTTGATGCCTACCCCGACGCGCCCTTGCGCGGCCATGTCGCCTCGATCGGTGCAGGTACGGGTTCGGAATTTTCCGTGCTGCCTGCGCAAAATGCCACCGGCAACTGGGTCAAGGTGACGCAGCGCGTGCCCGTGCGTGTCGCCATTGACAGCAAGAGCCCGCGCAAGCTGATCGCAGGCCTTTCGGCGCATATCACCGTGTTCACCAACAACAAGGGCCACTGA
- a CDS encoding MDR family MFS transporter, whose translation MAGAAVPAQDGSAAEPLRDVPRFAVGNHRLLVFGTMLAALMQVLDSTIANVALPHMQSVLGAQPDTITWVLTSYIIASAVALPTTGWLSGRIGARRLFLLSTAGFVVASMLCGMAWNLEVMVLFRCLQGVSGAFILPLSQSSMLDATKPSKQATIMAVWSFGVIIGPIIGPVLGGYLTEYSNWRWIFYVNVPLGALAFAILYAQLPTAPKVKRPFDWTGFLLVAVALTALQMLLDRGHQIDWFHATESWIYVAIIASCVWMAVIHFCTALHPLFDRLLFADLNYNIALVFMVVTGIVMYANMALLPPMMQTLLGYNVIDTGMLLVPRSVGSLVSMQLAGWLVRRGVDARILVSLGTLLLAYSLYMMAGWSLDIGQHEIIVSGVIMGLGVGFVFLPINVAAFTTLKPQLRAEGSSLLNLFRSVGSSIGISIMTALFARNVQVSHSDLAQHVSGNVGGMIDLSTVDRYQSIADAGLYMIDGEINRQAAMIAYIDDFYLMMWFALATLPLILFMKIKAGPRYVPEDTGH comes from the coding sequence ATGGCAGGCGCCGCAGTTCCGGCGCAGGACGGCTCGGCAGCGGAACCGCTACGCGACGTTCCGCGTTTCGCGGTGGGCAACCATCGGCTGCTGGTGTTCGGCACGATGCTGGCCGCACTGATGCAGGTGCTCGATTCCACGATCGCCAATGTCGCGCTGCCACACATGCAATCGGTGCTGGGCGCACAGCCCGACACGATCACATGGGTGCTGACAAGCTACATCATCGCCAGCGCCGTTGCCCTGCCCACGACCGGGTGGCTTTCCGGACGGATTGGCGCGCGACGGCTGTTCCTGCTGTCCACCGCCGGGTTCGTCGTCGCCTCGATGCTGTGTGGCATGGCGTGGAATCTGGAAGTCATGGTGCTGTTCCGCTGCCTGCAGGGGGTTTCCGGGGCATTCATCCTGCCGCTCAGTCAAAGCTCGATGCTCGACGCCACCAAGCCCAGCAAACAGGCCACGATCATGGCCGTGTGGAGCTTCGGGGTGATTATCGGGCCGATCATCGGGCCGGTCCTCGGCGGATACCTGACCGAGTATTCCAACTGGCGCTGGATCTTCTACGTCAACGTGCCTCTGGGCGCGCTTGCCTTCGCGATTCTTTATGCGCAGTTGCCCACCGCACCCAAAGTGAAGCGCCCGTTCGACTGGACCGGGTTCCTGCTCGTCGCCGTGGCGCTCACCGCGCTGCAGATGCTGCTCGACCGGGGGCACCAGATCGACTGGTTTCACGCGACCGAAAGCTGGATTTACGTCGCGATTATCGCCTCCTGCGTGTGGATGGCGGTGATCCATTTCTGCACCGCCCTGCATCCGCTGTTCGACCGGTTGCTGTTCGCCGATCTCAATTACAATATCGCGCTGGTCTTCATGGTGGTGACCGGGATCGTGATGTACGCCAACATGGCGCTGCTGCCCCCGATGATGCAGACCCTGCTGGGTTACAACGTGATCGATACCGGGATGCTGCTGGTTCCGCGCAGCGTCGGCTCGCTGGTGTCGATGCAGCTTGCCGGGTGGCTGGTGCGGCGCGGGGTCGATGCGCGCATCCTGGTCAGCCTGGGAACCCTTCTGCTGGCCTATTCGCTCTATATGATGGCGGGCTGGTCGCTGGATATCGGGCAGCATGAGATAATCGTTTCAGGGGTGATCATGGGCCTTGGGGTCGGCTTCGTGTTCCTGCCGATCAATGTCGCGGCCTTCACCACCCTGAAACCGCAGTTGCGCGCCGAAGGGTCGAGCCTGTTGAACCTGTTCCGTTCGGTCGGCTCTTCCATCGGCATTTCGATCATGACCGCGCTGTTCGCCCGCAATGTGCAGGTCAGCCATAGCGATCTGGCGCAGCACGTGTCGGGCAACGTTGGCGGCATGATCGACCTGTCGACCGTCGATCGGTACCAGTCGATTGCCGATGCCGGGCTGTACATGATCGATGGGGAGATCAACCGGCAGGCGGCGATGATCGCCTATATCGACGATTTCTATCTGATGATGTGGTTTGCGCTGGCCACCCTGCCGCTGATCCTGTTCATGAAGATCAAGGCCGGGCCGCGTTACGTGCCGGAAGACACCGGGCACTGA